The following coding sequences lie in one Candidatus Kinetoplastibacterium sorsogonicusi genomic window:
- the fdx gene encoding ISC system 2Fe-2S type ferredoxin has translation MPKITVLPHIEICPSGKVIDNVPVGSSICKILLENHINIEHACEMSCACTTCHILVREGYNELLDMEEDEEDLLDRAWGLSPISRLACQIKMPNVDLILEIPKYSINHAKE, from the coding sequence ATGCCTAAAATTACTGTATTACCACATATTGAAATATGTCCTTCAGGAAAAGTAATAGATAATGTTCCTGTAGGTAGTTCTATATGTAAAATATTACTTGAAAATCATATAAATATAGAACATGCATGTGAAATGTCTTGTGCTTGTACAACTTGTCATATTTTAGTTAGAGAGGGGTATAATGAATTATTAGATATGGAAGAAGATGAAGAAGATTTATTAGATCGAGCTTGGGGTTTATCTCCTATTTCCAGATTAGCTTGTCAAATTAAAATGCCAAATGTAGATTTAATATTAGAAATACCTAAATATAGTATAAATCATGCAAAAGAATAG
- the iscX gene encoding Fe-S cluster assembly protein IscX, with protein sequence MQKNSEINWIDIYQIVDLLIQLHSNENPKTISFVKLRELIVNLPNFKGDKNRCNEKILESIQMTWIDEIS encoded by the coding sequence ATGCAAAAGAATAGTGAAATTAATTGGATTGATATATATCAAATTGTAGATTTATTAATACAATTACATAGTAATGAAAATCCTAAAACAATTAGTTTTGTTAAATTACGTGAATTAATAGTGAATTTACCAAATTTTAAAGGCGATAAAAACCGTTGCAATGAAAAAATACTAGAATCAATCCAAATGACTTGGATTGATGAAATTTCTTAA
- the lysS gene encoding lysine--tRNA ligase, translated as MNNNQTIENMHRLISERYEKLKKHKKTENAYPNNFFPSHNTKELHENFNNSTREELLMNNIFVKISGRIMLKRIMGKASFINIQDESGRIQIYIEKNILGQNEYDNFKQLDIGDIVYITGYIFKTHKDELSIKAELIVLLAKSLRPLPDKFHGISDKELRYRQRYLDLIMHEQVKNIFFIRSKTISLIRQIMTREKFLEVETPMLHIIPGGANAKPFITHHNALNTDMFLRIAPELYLKKLIVGGFERVFELNRNFRNEGISTRHNPEFTMIEFYAAYTDYNWMMTFTENLIKELMITIMGSLKIKYQDILLDFSKSFDKLTICEAIIKYSNQYDFDKINDISFLKKEIKRLDAKYQSISLEEMDIYSLQLILFENQIEEKIYFPTFIIDYPLEISPLAKASKNKPNIAERFELFIAGRELANGFSELNDPEEQSLRFKQQIASKSLADDEKMFYDDSYIKALEYGMPPTGGCGIGIDRLIMLMTNSPNIRDVIFFPHLRPEI; from the coding sequence ATGAATAATAATCAAACAATTGAAAATATGCACAGATTAATTTCTGAAAGATATGAGAAATTAAAAAAACATAAAAAAACTGAAAATGCTTACCCTAATAATTTTTTTCCAAGCCATAATACAAAAGAATTACATGAAAATTTTAATAATTCTACAAGAGAAGAATTATTAATGAATAATATATTCGTCAAAATATCTGGCAGAATTATGTTAAAACGCATAATGGGTAAAGCTAGCTTTATAAATATTCAAGACGAATCTGGACGTATTCAAATATATATTGAAAAAAACATACTTGGACAAAATGAATATGATAATTTTAAACAACTTGATATTGGAGATATAGTTTATATAACAGGTTATATTTTTAAAACCCATAAAGATGAATTATCTATTAAAGCAGAATTAATAGTTTTGCTTGCAAAATCTTTAAGACCATTACCTGATAAATTTCATGGAATATCTGATAAAGAATTACGCTATAGACAAAGATATTTAGATTTAATTATGCATGAACAAGTTAAAAATATTTTTTTTATTAGAAGTAAAACTATATCTTTGATTAGACAAATTATGACTAGGGAAAAATTTTTAGAAGTAGAAACTCCTATGTTACATATAATTCCTGGTGGAGCAAATGCTAAACCTTTTATAACTCATCATAATGCATTGAATACAGATATGTTTTTACGTATAGCACCAGAGTTATACCTTAAAAAGTTAATAGTAGGTGGTTTTGAAAGAGTATTTGAATTAAATAGAAATTTTAGAAATGAAGGTATTAGTACTAGACATAATCCAGAATTTACAATGATAGAATTTTATGCTGCTTATACAGACTATAATTGGATGATGACATTTACTGAAAATTTAATAAAAGAATTAATGATAACAATCATGGGTTCTTTAAAGATAAAATATCAAGATATTTTATTGGATTTTTCTAAATCTTTCGATAAATTAACTATTTGTGAAGCAATTATTAAATATTCTAATCAATATGATTTTGATAAAATTAATGATATTTCATTTTTGAAAAAAGAAATAAAAAGATTAGATGCAAAATACCAATCAATTTCATTAGAAGAAATGGATATATATTCTTTACAATTAATTTTATTTGAAAATCAAATAGAAGAAAAAATTTATTTTCCAACATTCATCATAGATTATCCACTTGAAATTTCTCCCTTAGCTAAAGCTTCAAAAAACAAACCAAATATAGCAGAAAGATTTGAATTATTTATTGCTGGAAGAGAGTTAGCAAATGGTTTTTCTGAATTAAATGATCCTGAAGAACAATCTTTAAGATTTAAACAGCAAATAGCATCTAAAAGTTTAGCTGATGATGAAAAAATGTTTTACGATGATTCTTATATAAAAGCATTAGAATATGGTATGCCTCCTACAGGAGGATGTGGAATAGGAATAGATAGACTTATTATGTTAATGACAAATAGCCCAAATATAAGAGATGTAATATTTTTTCCACATTTAAGACCAGAAATTTAA
- the hscA gene encoding Fe-S protein assembly chaperone HscA, which produces MSLIQISESDSKNNKRKTIGIDLGTTNSLVAYIKNGKPEILEISNGKYMMPSIVSFNSSGDMVIGELALLNQYKDPLNTISSVKRLIGKDLSELNNYHCKLTNKNNLLEIHTDYGVFNPIQISSEILSTLKNIAKKTLGSNIFGAVITVPAYFDDSQRQATRDAANIAGINVLRLLNEPTAAAIAYGIEKNYEGLYAIYDLGGGTFDLSILRLSKGIFEVIATKGNTSLGGNDFDMNIVNNILQEYSIKEISITSKHEMLMLAKIARETLSKKDCFKFQFNINNIHIDKIIDNEWLENISQNLIKSTINYLKIALQESNLTIKDIKDIVMVGGATRMPIIYNNVKSFFSKSPLIDIDPDKVVALGAALQADLLSGNNNDQKWLLLDVSPLTLGIEVFGGLVEQIIPRNSKIPTFRSQEFTTFRDGQTSIEIHIVQGERELVENCRSLAKFKLDIPPMPAGIPRITVKFQIDADGILDVIAIEKFTKKECHISVKPSYGLSKKDISNILKDSIENKEMDLQKKSIVEAKNNLNKLIFSLSDKVLLENDLTQKQEIDKYIIFAKDILENSSSLEIIQDITKKLSNLAKNIFVSNFHNSIKNLNNNNID; this is translated from the coding sequence ATGTCATTAATACAAATATCAGAATCTGATAGTAAAAATAATAAACGCAAAACTATTGGTATAGATTTAGGAACTACTAATTCTTTAGTAGCTTATATAAAAAATGGTAAACCAGAAATATTAGAAATATCTAATGGTAAATATATGATGCCATCTATTGTATCTTTTAATTCTAGTGGAGATATGGTAATAGGTGAACTTGCATTATTAAATCAATATAAAGATCCATTAAATACTATATCTTCTGTTAAAAGATTAATAGGCAAAGACTTATCTGAATTAAACAATTATCATTGTAAATTAACAAATAAAAATAATCTATTAGAAATACATACAGATTATGGTGTATTTAATCCTATACAGATTTCATCTGAAATATTATCAACATTAAAAAATATTGCAAAAAAAACGTTAGGTTCAAATATATTTGGTGCTGTCATTACAGTTCCTGCATATTTTGATGACTCTCAACGTCAAGCTACTCGTGATGCAGCTAATATAGCTGGTATAAATGTTTTGAGACTTTTAAATGAACCAACTGCTGCAGCAATAGCATATGGCATAGAAAAAAATTATGAAGGTTTATATGCTATATATGATTTAGGTGGTGGTACTTTTGACTTATCTATTTTGCGTTTAAGTAAAGGTATATTTGAAGTGATTGCTACAAAAGGAAATACATCTTTAGGTGGTAATGACTTTGATATGAATATAGTTAATAATATTCTTCAAGAATATTCTATTAAAGAAATATCAATTACTTCTAAACATGAAATGTTGATGTTAGCAAAAATAGCTAGAGAAACATTATCAAAAAAAGATTGTTTTAAATTTCAATTTAATATCAATAATATACATATTGATAAAATAATAGATAATGAATGGCTAGAAAATATTAGCCAAAATTTGATTAAAAGCACTATAAATTATCTTAAAATTGCATTACAGGAATCTAATTTAACCATAAAAGATATAAAAGATATAGTAATGGTTGGTGGAGCAACACGTATGCCAATTATTTATAATAATGTTAAATCTTTTTTTAGTAAATCTCCACTTATTGATATTGATCCAGATAAAGTAGTAGCATTAGGTGCAGCATTACAAGCAGATTTGTTATCAGGGAATAATAATGATCAAAAATGGTTATTATTAGATGTTTCTCCATTAACTTTAGGTATTGAAGTTTTTGGAGGTTTAGTAGAACAAATTATACCTAGAAATAGTAAGATTCCTACTTTTAGATCTCAAGAATTTACTACATTTCGTGATGGGCAAACCTCAATAGAAATTCATATTGTACAAGGTGAAAGAGAGCTTGTAGAAAATTGTAGATCTTTAGCTAAATTTAAGCTAGATATTCCACCTATGCCTGCAGGTATTCCGCGTATTACAGTAAAATTTCAAATAGATGCTGATGGTATACTTGATGTTATAGCTATAGAAAAATTTACAAAAAAAGAATGTCATATTTCTGTAAAACCATCATATGGATTATCTAAAAAAGATATATCTAATATATTAAAAGATAGTATTGAAAATAAAGAAATGGATTTGCAAAAAAAATCTATTGTTGAGGCTAAAAATAATCTCAATAAATTGATATTTTCGCTTTCAGATAAAGTATTATTAGAAAATGATTTAACACAAAAACAAGAAATCGATAAATATATTATTTTTGCAAAAGATATTTTAGAAAATTCTTCCTCTTTAGAAATAATTCAGGATATTACAAAAAAATTATCTAATTTAGCTAAAAACATTTTTGTTTCTAATTTTCATAATTCAATTAAAAATTTAAATAATAACAATATTGATTAA